From the genome of Methylocystis bryophila, one region includes:
- a CDS encoding metallophosphoesterase family protein — protein MNEDIKGSAFAKIAPEIGNPVTNFPEEPRFQPPPPFAGTKFNFPLEAILPGVTGQSEEAGALVFHALGDTGGIHGNETQNAVAAAMQDQIADAQERERPRFLFHLGDIVYLSGESSQYVAQFYEPYQYYDAPIFAIPGNHDGEIAGRNDLCNEPSLQGFMQNFCASSPQRLFKYRSTMTQPYCYWVLEAPFVHIIGLYSNIDGQLDRRGEQPQRDWLMERLRNAPSDKWLIVAAHHPCFSLDETHGGYAEIMSAMDSAFLASGRAPDLVLAGHVHSYQRFSRDFEGRTLPYIVAGGGGFANSSRSLHKLQRGLTVDRLPFVTTLPTVRLESYDVMNAGFLRVTAEAKRLKVDYFSLSFDDPPRKSQNPRDSVVIECETVARTAR, from the coding sequence GTGAACGAGGATATCAAGGGCTCGGCCTTTGCGAAGATCGCGCCCGAGATCGGCAACCCGGTCACGAATTTCCCCGAGGAGCCGCGCTTCCAGCCGCCGCCTCCATTCGCTGGAACGAAGTTCAATTTTCCCTTGGAAGCGATTCTTCCTGGAGTGACCGGGCAATCGGAAGAAGCGGGCGCTCTGGTGTTTCACGCCCTCGGCGACACCGGCGGAATTCACGGCAATGAAACGCAGAACGCGGTGGCTGCGGCCATGCAGGATCAAATTGCCGATGCGCAGGAGAGAGAGCGGCCTAGGTTTCTCTTCCATCTTGGAGACATCGTTTATCTGAGCGGGGAAAGCAGCCAGTACGTGGCGCAATTCTACGAGCCATATCAATATTATGACGCTCCAATTTTTGCGATTCCAGGCAATCACGATGGAGAAATCGCTGGACGCAACGATCTATGCAATGAACCGTCGCTTCAAGGCTTTATGCAGAATTTCTGCGCTTCCTCGCCACAGCGGCTTTTCAAATACAGATCGACGATGACACAGCCTTATTGTTATTGGGTTCTTGAGGCTCCCTTCGTTCATATCATCGGATTATATTCAAATATCGATGGACAATTGGACCGACGCGGCGAACAGCCGCAACGAGACTGGCTCATGGAGCGATTGAGGAACGCCCCGTCCGATAAATGGTTGATCGTTGCGGCTCACCATCCTTGTTTTTCGCTCGATGAAACCCACGGCGGATATGCTGAAATCATGTCGGCCATGGACTCCGCATTTCTGGCCAGCGGCCGGGCTCCGGACCTCGTCCTGGCGGGACATGTCCATTCCTATCAGAGATTTTCCCGCGATTTCGAAGGGAGGACCCTGCCCTATATCGTCGCCGGCGGGGGCGGTTTTGCGAACTCGTCGCGTTCGCTCCACAAGCTCCAACGAGGCCTGACCGTCGATCGACTGCCTTTTGTGACGACGCTGCCGACGGTTCGGCTGGAGAGTTACGACGTCATGAACGCCGGCTTTCTGCGCGTGACGGCGGAGGCGAAGCGCCTGAAAGTCGATTATTTCTCGCTGTCCTTCGACGATCCGCCGAGGAAATCGCAAAACCCGCGGGACTCGGTCGTGATCGAATGCGAGACGGTCGCGAGAACGGCCCGGTGA
- a CDS encoding carbohydrate kinase family protein, translating into MRRRVCCLGSINADVTLRLDRLPQQHEKIEAQQVRVGGGGSAANTAVWLSRQGLSVMMSGWIGEDALGMLALSDLRANGVDTRAVKLLPVASPIAVCLAPPDDKRIIISPIIEAPWTPYDCADAYVTVDWLHTTVCEADFLSEAKSASREQGTVLSVELDGRYDPALANIADYLFTNSDELARKLGTDDPVGFLWDKHGADPATWFVTQGMHGVVVIGGGKTETVSALPIEAVDRTGGGDAFNAGAIAALLSGADRRSAASAGLLLAAQALRVLGAH; encoded by the coding sequence GTGCGAAGACGCGTTTGTTGCCTGGGCAGCATCAACGCTGATGTCACGCTGCGCTTGGATCGTCTTCCACAGCAACATGAGAAAATTGAGGCGCAACAGGTCCGCGTCGGCGGAGGCGGCTCCGCCGCCAACACCGCCGTCTGGCTATCGCGGCAGGGCTTGAGCGTCATGATGAGCGGCTGGATCGGAGAAGACGCCCTCGGAATGCTCGCCCTTTCCGATCTTCGAGCCAATGGCGTCGACACGCGCGCGGTCAAATTGCTGCCAGTCGCCTCGCCAATCGCCGTTTGCTTAGCGCCGCCGGATGACAAGAGGATCATCATCAGTCCGATCATCGAAGCGCCCTGGACGCCCTATGATTGCGCCGACGCTTATGTAACTGTCGATTGGCTGCACACGACCGTTTGTGAGGCGGATTTCTTGAGCGAGGCCAAAAGCGCGAGCCGCGAGCAGGGGACCGTTCTTTCGGTCGAGTTGGACGGTCGTTATGATCCGGCGCTCGCCAACATAGCGGATTACCTTTTCACGAATTCCGACGAGCTGGCGCGCAAGCTGGGAACGGACGACCCCGTCGGTTTCCTATGGGACAAGCATGGGGCGGATCCTGCAACCTGGTTTGTCACTCAAGGCATGCATGGGGTGGTGGTCATTGGCGGCGGGAAGACCGAAACCGTCTCGGCCCTTCCGATTGAAGCCGTCGACCGCACGGGCGGCGGCGACGCTTTCAACGCAGGCGCCATCGCCGCGCTGCTCTCAGGCGCGGATCGTCGCTCGGCGGCGTCCGCAGGACTTCTGCTGGCCGCGCAGGCGCTGCGAGTTCTGGGCGCTCATTGA
- a CDS encoding carbonic anhydrase, whose protein sequence is MTEKRQAPLLSHHLLEGYETFLSGRFHRERERFHDLAKRGQHPHTLVIGCCDSRVTPEEIFDAEPGEIFDVRNVANLVPPHASNNYHHGSWAAIDYAVSNLQVSHIVVLGHARCGGVRAFLENLIGEAALDEEDYIGNWISMIAPAARAIAPAPATFDQAYADRLARESIRRGLANLRTFEKVVEAEGAGRLALHGAFFSIEDASLFALDESSGEFVQVLPSSHGAALARPRF, encoded by the coding sequence ATGACCGAGAAACGCCAAGCGCCCCTGCTCAGCCACCATCTTCTCGAAGGTTATGAGACCTTCCTTTCCGGACGCTTTCATCGTGAGCGGGAAAGGTTCCATGATCTTGCCAAGCGCGGCCAGCATCCGCACACGCTCGTCATAGGCTGCTGCGACTCGCGCGTGACGCCCGAAGAGATTTTCGACGCCGAGCCCGGCGAGATCTTCGACGTGCGCAATGTCGCTAATCTCGTGCCGCCGCACGCCTCCAACAACTACCATCATGGTTCCTGGGCGGCCATCGACTACGCCGTCTCCAATCTGCAAGTGAGCCATATCGTCGTGCTCGGCCATGCGCGCTGCGGAGGCGTCCGCGCGTTTCTGGAGAACCTGATTGGCGAGGCCGCCCTCGACGAGGAAGACTACATCGGCAATTGGATCTCGATGATTGCGCCAGCGGCGCGAGCGATCGCGCCGGCTCCCGCCACATTCGACCAGGCCTATGCGGATCGCCTCGCGCGCGAGTCGATCAGGCGGGGGCTCGCGAATTTGCGCACTTTCGAGAAAGTCGTCGAAGCCGAAGGAGCCGGACGCCTCGCGCTTCACGGAGCCTTTTTCAGCATCGAGGATGCGAGCCTCTTCGCCCTTGATGAGTCGAGCGGCGAATTCGTCCAGGTCTTGCCTTCGTCGCATGGCGCCGCGCTCGCTCGTCCGCGCTTCTGA
- a CDS encoding DUF3141 domain-containing protein — protein MPKRLAEDQEIAAAALQRATTGYARRLEKLAREHGRRLRAHWSEAQSVQQLFAAATRDGGLLTPANDYGVDAWQRAMLTLDTLRERGDNDLVHEAAGAPPVLVYESDVILDGRDLARPVNYVLLRIKPPPGVEVFDWKRPYLIIDPRAGHGAGIGGFKADSQVGVALRDGHPVYFLVFRPHPEPGQTLADVMRAEAAFVGEIRRRHADTSKPIIVGNCQGGWATMILAAANPEISGPLIINGAPLSYWSGRVGENPMRYFAGLFGGALPVVMLADLGNGEFDGVHLVSNFGMLNPGRNYFSKYYDLFANVDRDRKTFLEFERWWGGMHFMNEAEIRWIVEQLFIGNRLARGEARIERGRQLDLKAIRSPIIVFTSLADNITPPQQALNWIIDTYADEHEIKIRGQRIIYMVHATTGHLGIFVSSSIARKEHAEVASTMKTIEALAPGLYEMKIDEQIGDGVDARFLVNFQERKLADLLALDDNDRSDEVGFAAVARLSELAVEIYDLSLRPLVQTMVTSDSARMMSAMHPERWSRLMFSSQNLAMRPVQEAAKHILSDRKAADPANPFLAFEKWWAAGALQAIDLSRDLRDASFEAMFLMLYGSPFMTWVATTHAFERTRKDPKELRFLPEVQAILLGVDRGGFEEAVIRMLILLAESRGSVRRDRLQRAATVLSKDEPFASLGAERRAALIREQSIIVEFESDRAINTLPVLLSEGNERKDAIAVVEFIAGSVDDMDPQTVKMLQRFRSVLGLPAIMLSVANSDPLAASASA, from the coding sequence ATGCCGAAGCGGCTGGCCGAAGACCAAGAGATTGCGGCGGCCGCGCTTCAGAGGGCGACGACCGGCTATGCGCGACGCCTCGAGAAATTGGCGCGGGAGCACGGACGGCGCCTGCGCGCGCACTGGTCCGAGGCGCAATCCGTGCAGCAGCTTTTCGCCGCAGCGACCAGAGACGGCGGGCTTCTGACGCCTGCCAATGACTATGGCGTCGACGCCTGGCAGCGCGCGATGCTCACGCTCGATACGCTGCGCGAACGAGGTGACAATGACCTTGTTCATGAAGCGGCCGGCGCTCCTCCTGTGCTCGTCTATGAGAGCGACGTGATTCTTGACGGCCGCGACCTGGCGCGACCCGTCAATTACGTGCTTCTTCGCATCAAGCCGCCGCCCGGCGTCGAAGTTTTCGACTGGAAGCGCCCTTATTTGATCATCGATCCCCGGGCTGGGCATGGCGCGGGAATCGGGGGCTTCAAGGCGGACAGTCAGGTGGGTGTCGCGCTGCGCGATGGACATCCCGTCTATTTTCTCGTCTTTCGGCCCCATCCGGAACCCGGTCAGACGCTGGCCGACGTCATGCGGGCGGAGGCCGCCTTCGTCGGTGAAATTCGGCGGCGTCACGCTGACACGTCCAAGCCGATCATCGTCGGGAATTGCCAGGGCGGCTGGGCGACGATGATCCTCGCCGCCGCGAACCCCGAGATCAGCGGGCCGCTCATCATCAATGGCGCGCCGCTCTCCTACTGGTCCGGGCGCGTCGGCGAAAACCCGATGCGATATTTCGCCGGGCTGTTCGGCGGCGCGCTGCCCGTCGTCATGCTCGCCGACTTGGGAAACGGGGAGTTCGACGGAGTTCATCTGGTCTCGAATTTCGGCATGCTGAACCCGGGACGGAATTACTTCAGCAAATATTACGACCTGTTTGCGAATGTCGATCGCGACCGCAAGACGTTCCTCGAGTTCGAGCGTTGGTGGGGCGGGATGCATTTTATGAACGAAGCGGAGATCCGTTGGATCGTCGAGCAGCTGTTCATCGGCAATCGTCTCGCGCGCGGCGAAGCGCGAATCGAGCGAGGGCGCCAGCTCGATTTGAAGGCCATCCGGTCGCCGATCATCGTCTTTACGAGTCTGGCCGACAACATCACACCTCCCCAGCAGGCGCTCAATTGGATCATCGACACCTACGCCGACGAGCACGAGATCAAGATCCGCGGCCAACGCATCATCTATATGGTCCATGCAACGACCGGCCATCTCGGCATCTTCGTTTCCTCGAGCATCGCAAGAAAGGAACATGCCGAAGTCGCGTCCACGATGAAGACGATCGAGGCGCTGGCTCCTGGCCTTTACGAAATGAAAATCGACGAGCAGATCGGCGACGGCGTGGACGCGCGATTTCTCGTGAATTTCCAAGAGCGAAAATTGGCCGACCTGCTGGCGTTGGACGACAATGATCGGTCCGACGAAGTCGGCTTCGCAGCCGTCGCCCGGCTTTCGGAGCTCGCCGTCGAGATCTATGACCTCTCGCTACGGCCGCTGGTTCAGACGATGGTCACGTCGGACTCGGCCAGAATGATGAGCGCGATGCATCCCGAGCGCTGGTCGCGCTTGATGTTCTCCAGCCAAAATCTCGCTATGCGACCGGTTCAGGAAGCCGCGAAGCATATCCTTTCGGACCGCAAGGCCGCAGACCCGGCCAATCCTTTCTTGGCCTTCGAGAAATGGTGGGCGGCGGGGGCACTGCAGGCCATCGATCTCAGTCGCGACCTGCGCGACGCGAGCTTTGAAGCCATGTTCCTCATGCTTTACGGCTCGCCGTTCATGACCTGGGTTGCGACAACCCATGCGTTCGAGCGCACGCGCAAGGACCCCAAGGAGCTTCGCTTCCTCCCCGAGGTGCAGGCGATCTTGCTCGGGGTGGATCGCGGCGGTTTCGAGGAGGCGGTTATCCGCATGCTCATTCTCCTCGCCGAGTCGCGCGGATCGGTGCGGCGCGACCGACTGCAGAGAGCTGCGACCGTTCTCTCGAAGGACGAGCCCTTCGCATCGCTCGGCGCGGAGCGTCGGGCGGCGCTGATCCGCGAGCAATCGATCATCGTCGAGTTCGAGTCGGATCGGGCGATAAACACCTTGCCAGTTCTCTTATCGGAAGGAAACGAGCGCAAGGACGCCATCGCCGTCGTGGAGTTCATCGCGGGCTCTGTCGACGACATGGATCCGCAGACGGTGAAGATGCTGCAACGTTTCCGCTCGGTTTTGGGTCTTCCCGCCATCATGCTCTCCGTTGCGAACAGCGATCCGCTCGCCGCGAGCGCTTCGGCCTGA
- a CDS encoding YihY/virulence factor BrkB family protein: protein MYRLMNLAYAAYLKFVEDDGWPIASHISLSVLTTIFPFLIFVGAVAGFFGTPEIADKAAELLFDAWPPDIAEPIAAEVHRVLTTPRGGLLTIGALLSLYFSASGVEALRVGLNRAYALRDARPWWLLRLEAILFVLMGAVALLAFTFLMVVAPLLWAHLQEAAPETAQRLATFYTPVRYGVSSAVILVVLVIAHKYLPAGRRSLRMIAPGVLVTVLAWLGFGAAFGAFLVRFPQNYVSTYAGLASIMIAVIFLNWLAAMLLYGGALNQVLAQARSEEADRKPARKA from the coding sequence ATGTATCGACTCATGAATTTAGCCTATGCGGCCTATCTCAAATTCGTAGAGGATGACGGCTGGCCGATCGCAAGCCACATTTCGCTATCCGTCCTCACTACGATCTTTCCATTTCTGATCTTCGTGGGAGCGGTCGCCGGCTTCTTCGGCACGCCCGAGATCGCCGACAAGGCGGCCGAGCTGCTCTTCGACGCCTGGCCGCCGGACATCGCCGAGCCGATCGCTGCAGAAGTTCATAGGGTCCTGACCACGCCACGCGGCGGCCTGCTGACGATCGGCGCCCTGCTGTCCCTGTATTTTTCTGCGAGCGGCGTCGAAGCGCTGCGCGTCGGCCTCAATCGAGCCTATGCATTGCGCGACGCAAGGCCGTGGTGGCTGCTGCGGCTCGAAGCGATCCTCTTCGTGCTCATGGGCGCGGTCGCTCTCCTCGCCTTCACCTTTCTCATGGTGGTGGCGCCGCTGCTATGGGCTCACCTGCAAGAAGCGGCGCCCGAAACGGCGCAGCGACTCGCGACCTTCTATACGCCCGTGCGTTACGGCGTCTCCTCCGCCGTCATTCTCGTCGTGCTCGTCATCGCGCACAAATACCTGCCGGCAGGAAGACGGTCCCTGCGGATGATCGCCCCCGGCGTCTTGGTCACGGTGCTCGCGTGGCTTGGTTTCGGCGCCGCGTTCGGAGCCTTCCTCGTGCGCTTCCCCCAAAACTACGTGTCCACTTACGCTGGCCTCGCGTCGATCATGATCGCCGTCATCTTTTTGAACTGGCTAGCCGCGATGCTGCTGTATGGCGGCGCCCTCAATCAGGTCCTTGCACAGGCGCGCAGCGAGGAAGCCGATCGCAAACCCGCGCGCAAAGCTTGA
- a CDS encoding DNA-3-methyladenine glycosylase I, translated as MSTTITGPDERPRCRWCAAAPEFLAYHDTEWGFPVGDDRRLFEKLCLEGFQSGLSWRTILAKRENFRAAFHGFDFHRIADFTDADVERLLQDAGIVRHRGKIVAVINNAKRAQELVKQEGSLAAYVWRFEPKADELAAPQTASTSAASIALSKDLKKRGWSFVGPTTVYAFMQAMGLINDHVEECFVREQAAGARKAFTQPA; from the coding sequence ATGAGCACGACGATCACGGGCCCGGACGAGCGCCCGCGCTGCCGCTGGTGCGCCGCTGCGCCTGAATTCCTCGCCTATCACGACACCGAGTGGGGCTTCCCAGTCGGTGACGATCGCCGCCTGTTCGAGAAGCTGTGCCTCGAAGGATTTCAGTCGGGCCTGAGTTGGCGGACGATTCTCGCCAAACGTGAGAACTTTCGGGCCGCGTTTCATGGGTTCGATTTTCATCGCATCGCCGACTTCACCGATGCGGATGTGGAGCGTCTGCTGCAAGACGCCGGCATCGTCCGTCATCGCGGCAAAATCGTCGCCGTCATCAACAATGCGAAACGGGCGCAAGAGCTGGTGAAACAGGAGGGCTCGCTCGCCGCCTATGTCTGGCGCTTCGAGCCGAAGGCGGATGAACTGGCCGCGCCACAGACGGCATCGACTTCGGCCGCGTCCATTGCATTGTCGAAAGACTTGAAGAAGCGTGGCTGGTCCTTCGTCGGCCCGACCACTGTTTATGCCTTCATGCAGGCCATGGGCCTCATCAACGATCACGTGGAGGAATGCTTCGTCCGGGAACAGGCGGCGGGCGCCCGAAAGGCGTTCACGCAACCGGCATAG
- a CDS encoding YciI family protein, whose protein sequence is MFVITLRFADKSKAPEFMDGHNAWIKRGFDDGVFLAAGSLQPNAGGAILAHKASPEEIEARVQDDPFVAEGVVSAQILVISPGRTDDRLAFLKA, encoded by the coding sequence ATGTTCGTCATTACCCTTCGCTTTGCCGACAAGTCCAAGGCCCCAGAGTTCATGGACGGGCACAATGCCTGGATCAAACGCGGTTTCGACGACGGCGTATTCTTGGCGGCAGGAAGCCTCCAGCCGAATGCCGGCGGCGCGATCCTTGCGCATAAGGCGTCGCCAGAGGAAATAGAGGCGCGGGTGCAGGACGATCCTTTTGTCGCCGAAGGCGTGGTCAGCGCCCAAATTCTCGTCATTTCGCCGGGTCGCACCGATGACCGGCTCGCCTTTCTGAAAGCCTGA
- a CDS encoding TetR/AcrR family transcriptional regulator, which translates to MSASETRQQIVAVADRLFYEHGYEATSFADIAKDVGLSRGNFYYHFKSKDEILHAVIEQRMAATRALLDAWEQDAEAPADRIRRFVRILIANQTKIMAHGCPVGTLCNELAKLDHAAKDDAARLFTLFRSWLARQFAALGREADADTLALHVLMRSQGVATLATAFHDEDFIRREVADMEAWLQAQRPLASRPHFHQPA; encoded by the coding sequence ATGAGCGCGAGCGAAACGCGCCAACAAATCGTGGCTGTCGCCGACAGGCTTTTCTACGAGCATGGGTATGAGGCCACCTCCTTCGCCGACATCGCCAAGGACGTCGGGCTGTCGCGAGGCAATTTCTATTACCACTTCAAGTCCAAGGACGAGATTCTCCACGCGGTGATCGAGCAGCGCATGGCGGCCACACGCGCCCTGCTGGACGCTTGGGAGCAGGATGCCGAAGCGCCCGCGGACCGTATCCGCAGATTCGTGCGCATTCTCATCGCGAACCAAACGAAAATCATGGCGCATGGATGCCCGGTCGGCACGCTCTGCAACGAGCTGGCGAAGCTCGATCACGCCGCGAAGGACGATGCAGCCCGCCTATTCACCCTGTTCCGTAGCTGGCTGGCCAGGCAGTTTGCCGCGCTAGGGCGTGAAGCTGACGCCGATACATTGGCTCTCCACGTCTTGATGCGTAGCCAGGGCGTTGCGACGCTCGCGACCGCCTTCCACGATGAGGATTTCATCCGCCGCGAGGTCGCCGACATGGAAGCGTGGCTGCAAGCACAACGCCCGCTCGCATCACGACCTCATTTCCACCAACCCGCCTGA
- a CDS encoding hybrid sensor histidine kinase/response regulator, with protein MLSIKDLGEAFTQTAGVGECGRNICFSELIDQMPTAVYSTDVEGRVTYFNRAAAQLAGREPQIGSDSWCITWKLYRPDGSFLPHDECPMALALKELRNIRGAEAIVERPDGSRVWVEAYPTVLYGADGQVTGAVNVLIDITERKRAAEALAEADRRKVEFLAQLSHELRNPLSPVRNGLDVLRSAGPLRPPLDRLLVAMDGQVEHLIRLVDDLLDISRISLGKFEMQKQRVDIAVPLGRAVDMSRHLVESEDLDLRLNLSCKPMPVDGDSVRLTQVFSNLLSNAAKHTPRGGNIQITLDRVGSEAVVSVADTGAGISTELLPHIFDPFVQGAAKEGVLRPGLGIGLALARKITEMHGGAVEAKSDGEGRGSVFTVRLPLLGDARIESPAPSRSPARLEGARRVLVVDDVPDVAEALAFLLDVLGAEVRVAHGGEQGLAICSAFEPELVLLDLSMPEMDGFETARRIRETPGGRGVRLVALTGFSEEHARAQTQEAGFDDQLTKPARLEWLEEQLALAPAGAAH; from the coding sequence ATGTTGAGCATCAAAGACCTCGGCGAAGCCTTCACGCAGACCGCGGGCGTTGGGGAATGTGGACGCAACATCTGCTTTTCTGAATTGATCGACCAAATGCCCACCGCGGTGTATTCGACCGATGTCGAAGGGCGGGTAACTTATTTCAATCGTGCCGCGGCTCAACTGGCCGGTCGAGAGCCCCAAATCGGCAGTGACAGCTGGTGCATCACCTGGAAGCTTTACCGGCCAGACGGCTCTTTTTTACCGCATGATGAGTGCCCCATGGCGCTCGCGCTGAAAGAGCTCCGAAACATTCGAGGAGCAGAAGCGATCGTCGAAAGACCTGATGGGAGCCGTGTCTGGGTAGAGGCTTACCCGACCGTTCTTTATGGCGCCGACGGGCAGGTCACAGGAGCCGTCAACGTCTTAATCGATATCACCGAGCGCAAAAGGGCGGCTGAAGCTTTAGCCGAGGCGGACAGGCGGAAGGTCGAATTCTTGGCTCAGCTTAGCCATGAGTTGCGTAACCCGCTCTCGCCTGTTCGCAACGGTCTGGACGTCCTGCGCAGCGCCGGCCCGCTCAGGCCGCCCCTCGATCGCCTGCTTGTCGCGATGGATGGACAGGTCGAGCATTTGATCCGCCTTGTGGATGATCTTTTGGATATCTCCCGCATCAGCCTCGGCAAGTTCGAGATGCAAAAGCAACGCGTGGATATCGCGGTCCCGCTGGGCCGAGCCGTCGACATGAGCCGGCACCTCGTCGAATCCGAAGACCTCGACCTCCGCCTGAACCTATCCTGCAAGCCGATGCCAGTCGACGGCGACTCGGTCCGGCTGACGCAAGTCTTCTCCAATCTTCTGAGTAACGCCGCCAAGCACACACCGCGCGGCGGGAATATACAGATCACGCTGGACAGAGTCGGCAGCGAAGCGGTCGTGAGCGTCGCTGATACCGGCGCGGGGATTTCGACGGAGCTGCTGCCGCATATTTTCGACCCCTTTGTGCAAGGGGCGGCGAAAGAGGGGGTCTTGAGGCCGGGGCTGGGCATCGGCTTGGCGCTGGCTCGCAAGATCACGGAGATGCACGGCGGCGCGGTCGAGGCGAAGAGCGACGGCGAGGGACGCGGGAGCGTTTTTACCGTGAGACTGCCTCTTCTGGGAGACGCAAGGATTGAATCGCCCGCTCCGAGTAGATCACCCGCGCGTTTAGAAGGGGCGCGGCGGGTTCTGGTGGTCGACGATGTGCCCGATGTGGCCGAGGCTCTCGCTTTTTTGCTCGACGTCCTGGGCGCAGAAGTTCGTGTCGCGCACGGCGGCGAGCAGGGGCTGGCGATCTGCTCCGCGTTTGAGCCCGAGTTGGTGCTGCTCGATCTCTCCATGCCGGAAATGGACGGGTTCGAGACAGCCCGCCGGATCCGGGAAACGCCGGGGGGAAGAGGAGTGAGACTGGTGGCCTTGACCGGATTCAGCGAAGAGCACGCGCGAGCGCAAACGCAGGAGGCGGGCTTTGACGATCAACTGACTAAGCCTGCCCGTCTCGAGTGGCTCGAGGAGCAGCTCGCCTTGGCCCCGGCGGGAGCGGCGCACTAG
- a CDS encoding ArsR/SmtB family transcription factor translates to MIIETLSALAEPNRLQIVELLRVGPSPVAEICARIPLGQPQVSKHLRVLRNAGLVHVQPRGQQRFYALNAVPLRELDEWLERFRDIWGARFDQLDALLLEMQKGKVK, encoded by the coding sequence GTGATTATCGAGACCCTGTCCGCGCTGGCTGAACCGAACCGCCTCCAGATCGTGGAGTTGCTTCGTGTCGGGCCGAGCCCCGTCGCCGAGATCTGTGCGCGGATCCCGCTCGGGCAGCCGCAAGTGTCGAAGCACCTCCGCGTCCTTCGCAATGCCGGTCTGGTCCATGTGCAGCCTCGGGGACAACAGCGCTTCTACGCGCTCAACGCGGTGCCGCTCCGCGAACTCGACGAGTGGTTGGAGCGGTTCCGAGACATCTGGGGCGCACGCTTCGACCAACTCGACGCGTTGCTTCTCGAAATGCAAAAAGGGAAAGTAAAATGA
- a CDS encoding SRPBCC family protein encodes MSGGKTNVELKSDREVIVTRDFAAPARLVWEAMSKPEYVRRWYGLKILDCTVCEIDHRVGGKWRFVLRAPDGSEHAFSGEYREIDAQRRVVYTENYEPLGPGHEIVVTATFEERDGYTRLTSHLLYKSQADRDGHLQSGMEAGANESHDRLAELLATLT; translated from the coding sequence ATGAGTGGGGGAAAGACGAACGTCGAGCTGAAGTCGGACCGTGAGGTCATCGTCACCCGAGACTTCGCTGCGCCGGCACGCCTCGTGTGGGAGGCGATGTCCAAACCGGAGTACGTGCGCCGGTGGTACGGGCTGAAGATCCTCGATTGCACAGTGTGCGAAATCGACCATCGCGTTGGCGGAAAATGGCGCTTTGTCCTCCGCGCGCCGGATGGGAGCGAGCACGCGTTCAGCGGGGAGTATCGCGAGATCGATGCGCAGAGGCGCGTCGTCTACACTGAGAACTATGAGCCGCTGGGGCCCGGCCACGAGATCGTGGTGACCGCCACATTCGAGGAGAGGGACGGTTACACCCGACTGACGAGCCACCTGCTCTACAAGTCGCAGGCCGATCGCGATGGTCACCTGCAGTCCGGGATGGAGGCGGGCGCCAACGAGTCGCACGACCGTCTCGCGGAATTGTTGGCTACCCTCACCTGA
- a CDS encoding DUF998 domain-containing protein, translating into MSTFNTPFPTNSARNAALVSSTGTSMFLVILAALHVVRADLDPSCRFISEYELGPLGWLMHVAFICLAVGAAGVAFAVVSQARSIASYVGTALLLISAAGMTLAGVVAPDSNSGIHDIGAMLDLIPFAALLIAWSLSRNATWASTRVSLWRIALLPMLGLLAFMVSMAVLLPRNGGRPGPSVFVGWQNRFMIVAQCIWLLHTARQVLGSPPTAMIDCESHSSGSAWTAPLNRGQEVEDGRSRRNEEGCECESDRSRTDQPNRYGDRPVSRAGPRAGASGS; encoded by the coding sequence ATGTCGACGTTCAACACGCCTTTTCCGACCAATTCTGCGCGGAACGCGGCCCTCGTGTCCAGCACGGGCACGAGCATGTTCCTGGTGATCCTCGCGGCACTCCATGTTGTCAGAGCTGATCTCGATCCTTCGTGTCGCTTCATTAGCGAGTACGAACTCGGTCCGCTCGGCTGGCTGATGCATGTCGCGTTCATCTGTCTCGCCGTCGGCGCCGCCGGCGTCGCGTTCGCCGTCGTTTCGCAAGCCCGGAGTATCGCGAGCTACGTCGGAACCGCACTGCTTCTGATCAGCGCCGCCGGAATGACGCTGGCCGGAGTCGTCGCCCCGGACTCCAACAGCGGAATCCACGATATCGGAGCGATGCTCGACCTGATTCCATTCGCGGCGCTCCTAATTGCATGGAGCCTCTCGCGAAACGCGACATGGGCTTCGACGCGTGTCTCACTGTGGAGGATCGCGCTTCTCCCGATGCTGGGATTGTTGGCGTTCATGGTTTCGATGGCCGTCCTGCTTCCCCGCAATGGCGGTCGCCCGGGGCCGTCGGTGTTCGTCGGCTGGCAGAACCGGTTCATGATCGTCGCGCAGTGCATTTGGCTCCTTCATACCGCACGCCAGGTTCTCGGATCGCCGCCAACTGCGATGATCGACTGCGAAAGTCATTCGAGCGGGAGCGCCTGGACAGCCCCATTGAACCGCGGACAAGAGGTGGAGGATGGCCGAAGCAGGCGGAACGAGGAAGGTTGCGAATGCGAAAGCGACAGATCGCGCACGGACCAGCCAAACCGCTACGGTGATCGACCAGTATCTCGCGCAGGTCCCCGAGCCGGCGCGAGCGGCTCTTGA